Proteins encoded together in one Amblyomma americanum isolate KBUSLIRL-KWMA chromosome 1, ASM5285725v1, whole genome shotgun sequence window:
- the LOC144113173 gene encoding uncharacterized protein LOC144113173 yields the protein MWEKLTDQINSEFGCHLTPLQVENKWKTMERAYKKSKAKNGSSGHSRAACLYERELSEVLEREHHITPVALLAPGRIVANREEENMLPNNGPADEEDEPPAPSRSTEATPARRRSRQDKTAIGGLIKVLQEAMAEKKQQHEEKMSLLERLVKAVEAKNK from the exons ATGTGGGAGAAGCTTACGGACCAAATAAACAGTGAATTTGGCTGCCACCTGACGCCACTGCAggtggaaaataaatggaaaacAATGGAGAGGGCATATAAGAAATCAAAAGCAAAAAATGGCTCGTCTGGACATTCGCGAGCAGCCTGCTTGTACGAACG ggaaCTGTCCGAGGTGCTAGAAAGAGAGCACCACATTACTCCTGTGGCATTGCTTGCACCAGGAAGAATAGTTGC TAATAGGGAAGAAGAGAACATGTTGCCCAACAATGGGCCTGCTGATGAAGAGGACGAGCCCCCTGCGCCCTCCCGCAGCACCGAAGCAACGCCAGCTAGGCGACGTAGCCGGCAAGATAAAACAGCAATTGGCGGCCTCATAAAGGTGCTGCAAGAAGCGATGGccgagaagaagcagcagcatgaGGAGAAAATGAGTCTCCTGGAGCGCCTGGTGAAAGCCGTTgaggcaaaaaataaatga